Proteins encoded in a region of the Candidatus Finniella inopinata genome:
- a CDS encoding alpha/beta hydrolase family protein encodes MYKYIFGTFFLLAISCDQLFSMVFDKDAEVRAFRAWANWNKPGAHVVKAGQYEGIDILNFIADRGLAGHIPPSLNPLIKGRNPKQYLASVALSMLQGYGFDEGIVDTPVNPSEMTKYRDAVTTIGQHLNKSAKSLAVEEISKTTKTGTHINEHVRIANELLGSKPPLTPVEPLYTMEGFIRSEASMRETFWNGHIASQCSDVKCYTSDKTAAGAAGTFSPLQRVSATGKTQQGHQYNLRSKAAASSQLTKTEIHYNVYISDAVREGREQPKGVIVKIYGGVIKEKALVQTEPSLEYIVAHQGYIVYALNLRGVEGIDPDLLAAQGKSEGVISTLRDVTYFAQMIKRAHRILKEGNNKQTQSAINSPEFSDLIKDQNIPIVLTGGSFGGYMSMLVATYDETFDAVDFKNIDSDDEDSDDVGFAKSEIFSYDHRTTFDAYIPVMGVNDVRGDMNSGTEVSKRRWTPGKLTLLQGMNGWIANAFYNRNILDNDADNNEVSPIYRMNLLERPMLLMHGLSDRNTSPFESIDFINAAFKYGKRDLVAAYFDRDLGHSYPTFYHPMKSFYETIFRFMDLVAWHKKKEIPFKFSPAMQSSTFAAKEAAALVTKARHEDIAEDDQKFILDALKLYKTQKATQPSASGLEEQVWEAIKSSNRLSYIKALLARKAYAVYPNLTFRKRQERDSTKERIFNEIGLTSSPPPSNFLDPNYRDASNKPTGQIVQYYMWTNFWFSPPNLDVSKNVIGLASNAAAFLEYYDNLIKSEFLDIIRNKAYILDNLEETILETNIFFNEKDLPTLDQMIASSVTTQEAPPPIVEIAPPPLVQIASQQVIPSRPIVLGANGAGNIELSCGTLASQLKSLPVDATGKAGRYTIGERTIEPTMLVIKKITEGDCNLSDAELQPFLICVAAALNEELVNPLAKIYSPLKENENINVFKGDDNISYASSGRARVRVSKKDLLNSFKKYCDCLRTGQNPQPEAVDPELLANIVALQKAKTP; translated from the coding sequence ATGTATAAATATATTTTTGGAACTTTTTTTCTCCTCGCTATTTCGTGTGATCAGCTATTTTCAATGGTTTTTGATAAAGATGCTGAAGTGCGCGCCTTTCGTGCATGGGCCAACTGGAACAAACCAGGTGCACATGTTGTAAAAGCAGGACAATACGAAGGTATTGATATTTTGAATTTTATTGCAGATAGAGGATTAGCAGGACACATACCACCCTCTCTTAATCCGCTGATTAAGGGCAGAAACCCAAAGCAGTACCTTGCCTCAGTTGCCCTGTCCATGTTGCAAGGGTACGGTTTTGATGAGGGCATCGTTGACACACCAGTTAATCCCAGTGAAATGACAAAGTATCGTGACGCTGTTACGACAATTGGACAGCATCTCAACAAGTCAGCCAAATCACTGGCAGTAGAAGAAATTTCTAAAACAACGAAGACCGGAACACACATTAATGAACATGTGCGTATTGCAAATGAGTTGTTGGGCAGTAAGCCTCCCCTTACACCAGTTGAGCCTTTGTACACCATGGAAGGATTTATTCGATCCGAAGCTTCAATGCGTGAAACATTTTGGAATGGACATATAGCTTCGCAATGTTCTGATGTGAAGTGTTACACAAGCGACAAGACTGCAGCAGGTGCAGCTGGAACTTTTTCTCCGCTACAACGCGTCAGTGCAACAGGCAAAACTCAACAAGGGCATCAATATAATCTTCGATCAAAAGCCGCTGCCTCAAGTCAGCTCACAAAAACGGAAATTCATTACAACGTTTATATTTCAGATGCCGTTAGGGAAGGCAGAGAGCAACCTAAAGGAGTCATTGTCAAAATATACGGAGGAGTTATAAAAGAAAAAGCTTTAGTACAGACAGAACCATCACTGGAATATATTGTGGCTCACCAGGGATACATTGTTTACGCACTGAATCTTAGGGGTGTCGAAGGTATTGACCCAGATTTATTAGCTGCTCAAGGAAAATCAGAAGGCGTGATTTCTACGTTAAGAGACGTTACTTATTTCGCCCAAATGATTAAAAGAGCCCATAGAATACTTAAAGAGGGAAATAATAAGCAGACACAATCTGCCATAAATTCCCCAGAATTTAGCGATTTAATTAAAGATCAAAACATCCCAATCGTTTTGACTGGTGGAAGTTTTGGTGGTTATATGTCTATGCTTGTTGCGACTTACGACGAAACCTTTGATGCTGTAGATTTTAAAAATATAGATTCTGATGATGAAGATTCTGATGATGTGGGTTTTGCTAAATCTGAAATTTTCTCTTACGATCACAGAACAACTTTTGATGCATATATTCCCGTCATGGGGGTGAACGATGTGCGGGGTGATATGAATTCAGGCACTGAAGTTTCAAAAAGACGCTGGACTCCTGGGAAACTTACGTTACTGCAGGGCATGAATGGGTGGATAGCTAATGCTTTCTATAACAGAAACATTCTAGATAACGATGCAGACAATAATGAGGTTTCACCAATTTATAGAATGAACCTCTTAGAAAGACCTATGCTTTTGATGCATGGTCTTTCGGATCGTAATACAAGTCCGTTTGAATCAATTGATTTCATTAATGCAGCTTTTAAATATGGGAAGAGAGATTTAGTTGCCGCCTATTTTGATAGAGACTTAGGTCATTCTTATCCTACATTTTATCATCCAATGAAAAGCTTTTACGAAACAATTTTTAGATTTATGGATTTAGTGGCTTGGCATAAAAAGAAAGAGATACCATTCAAGTTTTCTCCAGCGATGCAAAGCTCAACTTTTGCTGCAAAAGAAGCTGCCGCCTTGGTGACAAAAGCAAGGCACGAAGATATTGCAGAAGATGATCAAAAGTTTATTTTAGACGCATTAAAATTATATAAAACACAAAAGGCCACACAACCTTCTGCAAGTGGGCTTGAGGAACAGGTGTGGGAAGCTATTAAATCAAGTAACAGGCTGTCTTACATAAAAGCACTTCTTGCCCGTAAAGCCTATGCAGTCTATCCGAACTTAACTTTTCGAAAACGGCAAGAAAGAGACTCTACAAAAGAAAGGATATTCAATGAAATTGGCTTAACCAGCTCACCTCCTCCGTCAAATTTCCTTGATCCTAATTACCGTGATGCAAGTAACAAGCCAACAGGCCAGATCGTACAATATTACATGTGGACAAATTTTTGGTTTTCACCTCCAAATCTTGATGTATCTAAAAATGTAATTGGGCTGGCCTCGAATGCAGCAGCCTTCCTGGAATACTATGATAATCTTATAAAAAGTGAGTTTCTAGATATTATTCGGAATAAGGCTTATATTCTGGATAACCTGGAAGAGACCATTTTGGAAACAAACATATTTTTTAATGAGAAAGATCTCCCTACCTTAGACCAAATGATAGCGTCTTCAGTAACAACGCAAGAAGCGCCTCCGCCAATAGTAGAAATAGCACCTCCGCCATTAGTACAGATAGCATCACAACAAGTAATACCATCAAGACCAATTGTTTTAGGTGCAAACGGTGCCGGCAATATTGAACTCAGCTGCGGTACCCTAGCGTCACAACTAAAGAGCCTACCTGTTGACGCAACTGGTAAAGCAGGCAGGTATACAATAGGCGAGAGAACAATCGAACCAACAATGCTAGTGATTAAAAAAATTACGGAGGGGGATTGCAATCTATCTGACGCAGAATTGCAACCATTTCTTATTTGCGTTGCAGCAGCTCTAAATGAAGAATTGGTCAATCCACTAGCCAAAATATATTCTCCCTTAAAGGAAAACGAAAATATTAATGTATTCAAAGGTGATGATAATATCTCTTATGCGAGTAGTGGTCGAGCGCGTGTCCGCGTTAGTAAAAAGGATTTGTTAAATTCCTTTAAAAAGTATTGTGACTGCTTAAGAACAGGACAAAATCCTCAACCAGAAGCCGTAGATCCTGAGCTTTTAGCCAATATTGTGGCATTACAAAAAGCCAAGACTCCCTAA
- a CDS encoding trypsin-like serine peptidase: MQKYVKLLCVFVLATGFIEPLHAMLSDGIHQQRDYEDLANESTEFDSTCYVLDHKAQISQTGVLIAPDLVATAAHGVIEMIQKRQQEPMNQPLPVEQVDVTFINNGQIFTAQAACVLVDARYTENSGLQAKHDIALIKLKQPIHHIRPAKLFEKKTVPSQSVLTVVSFGMADQPKNPAIKRAFRLYERDTYHVGGLDEEELASKRSLLQSSLFFKPDKKLTQPSEQADEETIRVFDATQNWIKDGEKPYALALPGTSGAPVFVRITENGKTEDYLFGVVTSFAHLSGQFQAPKGVPEDEYILTRRQQSFNNYQTIFALFYKEDNNPITYDKAARDYFLDSTFIRLLERIKRF, encoded by the coding sequence ATGCAGAAATACGTTAAATTATTATGTGTATTTGTTTTAGCCACAGGCTTCATTGAACCCCTACATGCCATGTTGTCAGATGGAATTCATCAGCAACGTGATTATGAAGACCTGGCTAATGAGAGCACAGAATTTGACTCAACTTGTTATGTTCTGGACCATAAGGCACAAATCAGTCAAACAGGCGTTCTGATTGCCCCAGATCTGGTAGCCACAGCTGCCCACGGGGTGATTGAAATGATTCAAAAACGCCAACAAGAACCCATGAATCAACCCCTTCCTGTTGAGCAGGTTGACGTTACCTTTATTAATAATGGGCAAATTTTTACAGCCCAGGCAGCTTGTGTGCTTGTGGATGCCCGTTACACTGAAAACTCGGGCCTTCAAGCTAAACACGATATTGCTCTTATAAAGCTGAAACAACCTATCCATCATATTCGCCCTGCCAAACTGTTTGAAAAAAAAACCGTCCCGAGCCAATCTGTTTTAACAGTTGTTAGCTTTGGCATGGCGGACCAACCAAAGAATCCAGCAATTAAACGCGCCTTTCGATTATATGAACGCGACACCTACCATGTGGGTGGGTTGGACGAGGAGGAATTGGCATCGAAAAGGTCTTTATTACAATCTTCACTTTTCTTTAAACCTGATAAAAAACTAACTCAACCATCCGAGCAGGCTGACGAGGAGACCATTCGCGTTTTCGATGCGACCCAAAATTGGATAAAAGATGGTGAAAAACCTTATGCTTTAGCTTTGCCGGGAACCAGTGGCGCCCCTGTCTTTGTAAGGATTACTGAGAATGGTAAAACAGAAGATTACTTATTTGGAGTTGTCACCAGTTTTGCCCATTTGTCTGGTCAATTTCAAGCACCCAAGGGAGTACCAGAGGACGAGTATATACTGACTCGCCGTCAGCAGAGTTTCAACAATTATCAAACGATTTTTGCCCTGTTCTATAAAGAAGATAATAATCCCATCACTTATGACAAAGCAGCACGTGACTATTTTCTGGATTCGACCTTTATAAGACTTTTAGAGCGTATTAAAAGATTCTGA
- the ald gene encoding alanine dehydrogenase has protein sequence MIIGVPKEIKNHEYRVGLTPASAQELLSNGHKVLVETQAGTGIGFGDHDYQKVGATIVQTAAEIFNQADMIIKVKEPQLSECKMLRPDQVLFTYLHLAPDLEQTKGLMESGCIAIAYETVTDSRGGLPLLAPMSEVAGRMSIQVGAYMLEKGQGGAGVLLGGVAGVEPGRVLVLGGGVVGANAARIAMGMGAEVTIVDRNPRRLNELDWEFSGRIKTIFSTRSSVEKLVSKSDLVIGAVLVVGAAAPRLVTRDMLKKMRPGSVLVDVAIDQGGCFETSRPTTHAEPSYVVDDIVHYCVTNMPGAVARTSTMALNNATLPFALALAQKGYRQALSEDPHLLNGLNVYKGKVTYQAVAEALDLDYTEPSQLLAA, from the coding sequence ATGATTATTGGTGTTCCCAAAGAAATTAAAAACCACGAGTATCGGGTTGGATTGACCCCAGCATCAGCGCAGGAACTTTTGTCGAACGGACATAAGGTTTTGGTTGAAACACAAGCTGGTACTGGAATTGGTTTTGGTGACCACGATTATCAAAAAGTCGGTGCGACCATTGTTCAAACGGCTGCCGAGATTTTTAATCAAGCTGATATGATTATTAAGGTCAAAGAACCCCAACTTAGTGAATGCAAAATGCTGCGCCCTGATCAGGTCCTTTTTACGTATCTGCATTTGGCCCCCGACCTTGAACAAACAAAAGGGTTGATGGAATCAGGATGCATTGCAATTGCTTATGAAACCGTGACAGATTCCCGCGGTGGTTTACCGCTACTAGCCCCGATGAGCGAGGTTGCAGGCCGCATGTCCATTCAGGTGGGCGCCTATATGTTAGAAAAAGGGCAAGGTGGAGCCGGCGTCCTTTTGGGTGGCGTTGCTGGTGTAGAACCTGGCAGAGTTTTAGTTTTAGGTGGTGGCGTGGTTGGTGCCAATGCAGCCCGTATCGCCATGGGTATGGGGGCTGAGGTGACCATTGTTGACAGAAACCCCCGCCGTTTGAACGAACTAGACTGGGAATTTTCAGGTCGAATAAAAACTATTTTTTCCACCCGAAGCAGTGTTGAGAAATTAGTGAGCAAATCTGATCTAGTTATAGGTGCTGTCCTAGTTGTGGGTGCTGCGGCCCCTCGTTTGGTCACACGTGATATGTTAAAAAAGATGCGTCCTGGCTCTGTATTGGTTGATGTGGCCATCGACCAGGGGGGTTGCTTTGAAACAAGCCGACCAACAACCCATGCTGAACCCAGCTATGTTGTGGATGATATTGTTCATTATTGTGTAACTAATATGCCAGGTGCTGTAGCGCGGACATCAACCATGGCTTTAAATAATGCCACGCTGCCTTTCGCCCTGGCTTTAGCCCAAAAGGGATACCGTCAAGCCCTTTCAGAAGACCCCCATTTGTTAAATGGCCTGAATGTTTATAAAGGGAAAGTAACCTACCAAGCAGTAGCAGAAGCCCTAGATTTGGATTACACGGAGCCTAGTCAACTTTTAGCAGCATAA
- a CDS encoding shikimate kinase translates to MMYSHSSRPQSTTISFMPPKTIVLVGLMGSGKTSIGRRLSKRLELPFYDSDHEVEAAAGCPIKEILSVFGEQAFLSGEHRVITRLLDQPIHVLATGGGSLNNLETQKLIKEKAISVWLKADIETLVARVSRRNDRPLLTQGNQRETLESLIAERYPIYESADIHVETLDEPTNVTVDRVIQEMSEYVRIHYPHHYVLKSV, encoded by the coding sequence ATGATGTATTCTCATAGTTCCCGTCCTCAGTCTACAACAATTAGTTTCATGCCCCCTAAAACCATTGTTTTGGTTGGGCTCATGGGCTCAGGTAAAACCAGCATTGGCAGACGTTTGTCCAAACGACTGGAATTACCTTTTTATGATTCCGATCACGAGGTTGAGGCTGCTGCTGGCTGTCCGATTAAAGAGATTTTATCGGTTTTTGGTGAGCAGGCCTTTCTAAGCGGTGAACATCGGGTGATTACTCGTTTATTGGATCAACCTATACACGTACTAGCAACTGGAGGGGGTTCTTTAAACAATCTTGAAACCCAAAAATTGATTAAGGAAAAGGCCATTTCAGTCTGGCTAAAAGCCGACATTGAAACATTGGTCGCCCGTGTCTCAAGACGAAACGACAGACCCTTGTTAACCCAGGGAAATCAAAGGGAAACATTAGAAAGTTTAATTGCCGAACGGTACCCCATTTATGAAAGCGCTGACATCCATGTTGAAACATTGGATGAGCCGACGAACGTCACAGTGGATCGAGTCATCCAAGAGATGAGCGAGTATGTCCGCATTCACTACCCCCACCATTATGTTTTAAAGTCTGTATAA
- a CDS encoding alpha/beta fold hydrolase — protein MLKIFRQFALLLIFLSPLHAEFSYQSLKHENGVKIRVGEWHSKVSADTKKLLIICPGRASFIEKNDRLADYFANLGFRVVVIDWRGHGGSDRETDNPQKVYIDDYQSYVEDVKLTLKTYRTSDQAIYLVGSSMGSLVVLHFLSDQSVAKTFPVQAAVFLSPMLGLKTNPFPVFAARWLSAAATKLGYADHYCFGYGDFDINKDVFEKNRGTHDRENFERQKKITQDHPQFMTAGPTYGWLNASFRALDQALQAEGLQAITTPIFIATAGDDQTVDTSQDAKVASHLKIGTHKIYEGAWHNIFNETADIHQKLTKDIEAFLTTHSTNH, from the coding sequence ATGCTAAAAATTTTCCGTCAATTCGCTTTACTGCTTATTTTTCTATCCCCGCTTCACGCTGAATTCTCTTACCAATCTTTAAAACATGAAAACGGCGTCAAAATACGCGTGGGCGAATGGCACTCGAAAGTATCAGCGGATACCAAAAAACTGCTAATCATTTGCCCGGGACGAGCATCGTTTATTGAAAAAAATGATCGATTAGCCGACTATTTTGCCAATTTGGGATTTCGGGTCGTCGTTATTGACTGGCGTGGGCACGGTGGATCCGATCGGGAAACGGACAACCCCCAAAAGGTTTACATAGATGATTACCAGTCTTATGTGGAGGACGTGAAATTAACCCTAAAAACCTATCGCACCTCCGACCAGGCGATTTACCTAGTAGGCAGTTCGATGGGCTCCTTGGTTGTTCTACATTTTTTGAGTGATCAAAGCGTTGCCAAAACTTTCCCTGTTCAAGCCGCCGTGTTTTTATCGCCTATGTTAGGATTAAAAACCAACCCCTTCCCCGTTTTTGCTGCCCGCTGGTTGAGTGCCGCAGCAACAAAATTAGGGTATGCTGATCATTATTGTTTTGGCTATGGTGATTTTGACATCAATAAAGATGTGTTTGAAAAGAATCGAGGCACCCATGATCGTGAAAACTTTGAACGGCAAAAAAAGATTACCCAAGATCATCCCCAATTCATGACCGCAGGCCCCACCTATGGTTGGCTAAATGCAAGCTTTAGAGCCTTGGATCAGGCACTACAAGCTGAAGGACTACAGGCGATAACCACACCCATTTTCATAGCCACAGCAGGTGACGATCAAACGGTTGATACCAGTCAGGATGCTAAAGTTGCTAGCCATTTAAAAATCGGCACGCATAAAATTTATGAAGGGGCCTGGCACAATATTTTCAATGAAACTGCCGATATTCATCAAAAACTTACAAAAGATATCGAAGCTTTTTTGACCACACATTCAACAAATCATTGA
- the ruvB gene encoding Holliday junction branch migration DNA helicase RuvB: MTDLRLIDPNKQLEEELEPSLRPLSLADFTGQAAVRSNLSVFIQAAKNRKESLDHVLLFGPPGLGKTTLAQIVAKEMDVGFRATSGPIITKSGDLAALLTNLQPHDVLFIDEIHRLNPTIEEVLYSAMEDFKLDIMIGEGPAARSIRLDLVPFTLIGATTRSGLLSQPLRERFGIPLRLQFYELNELTTIIRRAAKILEFNLIESGAFEIARRSRGTPRVAGRLLRRVRDFASVMGQTIVEEDMAKDALNRLEVDPLGLDAQDIKYLRTIIDYYKGGPVGIETLAAALSEQRDTLEETIEPYLIQQGFIQRTPRGRILTENAYQHLGLPFIAASGAQSQLPFSDS, translated from the coding sequence ATGACTGACCTTCGTTTAATTGATCCAAATAAACAGTTAGAGGAGGAGTTAGAACCTTCGCTGCGCCCCTTAAGCCTGGCTGATTTTACGGGTCAGGCGGCTGTGCGCAGCAATTTAAGCGTGTTTATTCAAGCGGCCAAAAACCGCAAGGAATCATTGGACCACGTTTTACTATTTGGCCCCCCCGGCCTTGGTAAAACAACCCTGGCTCAGATTGTTGCGAAGGAAATGGACGTGGGCTTTCGTGCCACATCAGGGCCCATTATTACCAAAAGCGGTGATCTGGCTGCTCTTCTGACCAACCTGCAACCACATGACGTTTTATTCATTGACGAAATCCACCGACTAAACCCAACCATTGAAGAGGTTTTATACTCGGCAATGGAAGATTTTAAACTGGATATTATGATTGGCGAAGGGCCAGCGGCTCGCTCTATTCGGCTTGACTTGGTTCCTTTTACCCTTATCGGGGCCACAACCCGGTCTGGTCTGTTAAGTCAACCATTGCGGGAACGATTCGGTATTCCACTGCGGTTACAATTTTATGAGCTGAATGAGTTGACGACTATCATTCGTCGTGCCGCGAAAATTTTAGAATTTAACTTGATAGAAAGCGGGGCCTTTGAGATTGCCAGGCGATCACGTGGGACTCCGCGGGTGGCAGGGCGATTATTGAGGCGTGTCCGTGACTTTGCCAGCGTTATGGGCCAAACGATTGTGGAAGAGGATATGGCAAAAGACGCCCTGAATCGGTTGGAGGTTGACCCGTTGGGCCTGGATGCGCAAGACATAAAGTACCTGCGCACCATTATTGATTATTACAAAGGGGGGCCCGTTGGCATCGAAACCCTGGCCGCTGCTTTGTCGGAACAACGCGATACGTTGGAAGAAACGATCGAACCCTATCTGATTCAACAGGGTTTTATTCAACGCACCCCCCGCGGTCGCATTTTAACAGAAAACGCCTATCAACATTTGGGGTTGCCTTTTATTGCAGCCTCAGGCGCACAATCGCAACTGCCTTTTTCTGATTCGTAA
- the ruvA gene encoding Holliday junction branch migration protein RuvA yields the protein MIIAKLTGILDSLYDGHLILDVQGVGYWVQVSARTIDQLPAIGQKLSLWIEHIIRQDHQQLCGFYDPDERHCFQLLLTVQGVGAKAALSILSNLSPERLRAAISQQDRLSLTQADGVGAKIAGRIVLELKDKIFTLSGSLPIQLASPTSAIQDALSGLLGLGYSKAEASLALTKTAQENPNNPTAEVLIRLSLQKLSKTS from the coding sequence ATGATAATTGCAAAATTGACCGGCATTCTTGACAGCCTTTATGACGGGCATTTAATTCTTGATGTTCAAGGCGTTGGCTATTGGGTTCAGGTCTCGGCTCGTACCATTGACCAGCTTCCCGCCATTGGTCAAAAACTTAGCTTATGGATTGAACACATCATCCGCCAAGATCACCAACAGCTTTGCGGCTTTTACGACCCTGACGAGCGTCATTGTTTTCAGTTGTTGTTAACGGTACAGGGGGTGGGAGCAAAAGCAGCACTTTCCATCCTATCGAATCTTAGCCCTGAAAGACTCAGAGCCGCCATCAGTCAGCAAGATCGTTTATCATTAACCCAGGCTGATGGTGTTGGCGCTAAAATAGCGGGCCGGATTGTGTTGGAACTAAAAGATAAAATTTTCACCCTGTCGGGTTCTCTTCCGATTCAACTGGCGTCTCCAACCTCAGCCATACAAGACGCACTGTCCGGCTTACTAGGACTTGGTTATTCAAAGGCCGAGGCCAGCTTGGCGTTAACAAAAACCGCTCAAGAAAACCCAAATAACCCTACCGCTGAAGTCTTAATTCGGTTATCTTTGCAAAAATTGTCTAAGACATCATGA
- a CDS encoding peptidoglycan DD-metalloendopeptidase family protein has product MKRHSHLISVAFMVVACLIAAREYYINYQIDVSLGQADNVPAEEQNLNHSNQTSPMLIGCSNSNEELEEQYQTVEIRKGDTLGSLLAKFDISKQDIESLNKSLKGHLNPRDLKPGQAFSIQYKKDQQGVQLLGAEFKPSLEYTVVCERNEKGQFKTQKNTVELKTVLKRVDGRINASFYSAALKLGIPAKVVKEAIKALSYSVNFQHGIKSGDPFELLYEQYEDAQGNSIKPGNLKYISVVAKGQLHRIYSYAPAGNCAGYYNARGESVIRSLLQTPIDSSRMRVTSGFGSRVHPIKGFRRDHKGVDFGAPHGTAVMAAGDGVVLKAGYFGDYGNYVRIRHAGGYETVYAHLSKIASGTRIGASVKQGQVIGNVGATGLATGPHLHHEVILKNVHVNPQSVKALPTTHLATKDIQKFNKFKQEIETQIVGLPMKNQLASNDLNDAVKNKIA; this is encoded by the coding sequence TTGAAACGTCATTCTCACCTTATTAGTGTCGCATTTATGGTTGTGGCTTGTTTGATTGCTGCCCGTGAATACTATATAAACTACCAGATTGACGTGTCTCTTGGTCAAGCTGACAATGTTCCAGCTGAGGAACAAAATTTAAATCATTCAAATCAAACTTCCCCGATGTTAATTGGTTGCTCTAATAGTAATGAGGAACTGGAAGAACAATATCAAACCGTAGAAATTAGGAAGGGTGATACCCTGGGGTCGTTGCTGGCCAAGTTTGATATATCAAAGCAAGATATTGAGTCCCTGAATAAATCCTTGAAAGGTCATTTAAATCCCCGTGATTTGAAGCCAGGTCAAGCATTCTCTATTCAATATAAGAAGGATCAGCAGGGCGTTCAGCTTTTAGGGGCTGAGTTTAAGCCTTCTTTGGAATACACAGTTGTTTGTGAAAGAAATGAAAAAGGTCAATTCAAAACCCAGAAAAATACAGTTGAGTTAAAGACAGTCCTTAAGCGTGTTGACGGTCGGATTAATGCTAGTTTTTATAGTGCTGCTCTTAAATTAGGCATTCCAGCCAAGGTTGTAAAAGAAGCCATTAAGGCATTAAGTTACAGCGTTAATTTCCAGCATGGTATAAAGTCTGGTGATCCTTTCGAATTATTGTACGAACAATATGAAGATGCCCAAGGAAATTCTATAAAACCTGGAAATCTGAAATATATTTCTGTCGTTGCCAAAGGTCAGCTTCATCGTATTTATTCGTACGCGCCCGCGGGCAATTGTGCAGGTTATTATAACGCCCGGGGTGAAAGTGTTATTCGCAGCCTTTTGCAAACTCCCATAGACTCAAGCCGTATGCGGGTGACGTCGGGGTTTGGCAGTCGTGTTCATCCCATCAAAGGATTTCGTCGAGATCATAAAGGGGTCGATTTTGGTGCCCCTCATGGAACGGCTGTAATGGCGGCCGGTGATGGGGTCGTTCTAAAAGCTGGTTATTTTGGCGATTATGGTAATTATGTTCGAATTCGCCATGCGGGCGGGTACGAAACAGTTTATGCCCACCTAAGCAAAATCGCCTCTGGAACCCGTATAGGGGCCAGTGTAAAACAAGGCCAAGTTATTGGTAATGTGGGTGCGACTGGGCTAGCAACAGGTCCCCATTTGCATCACGAGGTGATTCTTAAAAACGTTCACGTCAACCCCCAATCTGTCAAAGCCTTGCCCACAACGCACCTGGCGACTAAAGATATTCAGAAATTTAATAAGTTCAAGCAAGAGATCGAAACCCAGATTGTGGGTCTCCCGATGAAGAATCAGCTGGCCAGTAATGATTTGAATGACGCTGTAAAAAATAAGATCGCCTAA